The following are encoded in a window of Telmatobacter sp. DSM 110680 genomic DNA:
- the nuoH gene encoding NADH-quinone oxidoreductase subunit NuoH — translation MTIWQFLFWSLLKVVVVTVVLLMGVAYTVLLERKLVGRIQNRWGPNRVGPFGLLQPLVDGAKSFLKEDIIPTGVYRPLYLLAPIIALSCALISIGVVPFGDPGVVGSGNFHFFQIADVNIGLLVILGITSIGVYGIALAGWSSNNKYSLLGALRASAQLVSYELALGLSLVGVVMRAGSLNLDVIVRSQSNHGMLSWNLFGGLQFVAFFIYLMAAYAETNRSPFDLPEAESELVAGYHTEYSSMKFAMFFMAEYGNMIMVGCVATLLFLGGWTSPFGNLLPAPSSFILRAFIPIFWFVLKVFSFLFLYVWVRGTLPRFRYDQLMNYGWRWLMPLAILNIVGTSLWLAYR, via the coding sequence GTGACGATTTGGCAGTTTTTGTTTTGGAGCTTGCTTAAGGTCGTGGTGGTGACGGTAGTGCTGTTGATGGGCGTCGCCTACACGGTGCTGCTTGAACGCAAGCTCGTCGGTCGCATCCAGAATCGTTGGGGGCCAAACCGTGTGGGACCGTTCGGGTTGTTGCAGCCGCTAGTCGATGGGGCAAAGTCATTTCTCAAAGAAGACATCATCCCGACGGGCGTGTATAGGCCTCTCTATCTGCTGGCACCGATCATCGCCCTCAGCTGCGCACTCATCTCCATTGGAGTAGTGCCGTTCGGAGATCCCGGAGTCGTGGGATCCGGCAACTTCCACTTCTTTCAGATTGCCGATGTGAATATAGGCCTGCTCGTCATCCTTGGTATCACATCGATCGGCGTGTATGGCATCGCGCTGGCAGGATGGTCATCGAACAACAAATATTCCTTACTCGGAGCATTGCGCGCGTCGGCGCAATTGGTGAGCTACGAGCTGGCTCTGGGGCTATCGCTGGTCGGCGTGGTGATGCGTGCCGGTTCGCTTAATCTCGATGTCATCGTTCGTAGCCAGTCGAACCACGGCATGCTGAGTTGGAATCTTTTCGGCGGGTTGCAGTTTGTCGCGTTCTTCATCTACCTGATGGCGGCTTACGCTGAGACGAATCGCTCGCCATTCGATTTGCCTGAGGCAGAAAGCGAGCTCGTCGCCGGATATCACACCGAATATAGTTCCATGAAGTTCGCCATGTTCTTTATGGCCGAATACGGCAACATGATCATGGTGGGTTGCGTGGCCACGCTGTTGTTTCTGGGCGGATGGACTAGCCCCTTCGGCAATCTGCTTCCCGCGCCAAGTTCCTTTATCCTGCGCGCCTTCATTCCGATTTTCTGGTTTGTTCTGAAAGTTTTCAGTTTTCTGTTTCTCTACGTATGGGTGCGCGGCACGCTGCCTCGTTTCCGCTATGACCAGTTAATGAATTACGGGTGGCGCTGGCTCATGCCGTTGGCCATCCTCAACATTGTGGGAACGAGTTTATGGCTTGCATATCGCTGA
- a CDS encoding NADH-quinone oxidoreductase subunit J, producing the protein MHLILFIVFAALCLTGAINLLLQKHPINSALSLIVVMTSLAVLYLLLGAEFLAAAQVIVYAGAIMVLFTFVVMLLNAGREERTLGSRAARTVGFPAVVAILAVIATTILRSQGIGNAAIEDQITSTADLSAVLFTKLLLPFEVTSVLILVAILGSVALARQGDGEKVDTK; encoded by the coding sequence ATGCACCTGATTCTCTTTATCGTGTTTGCTGCACTCTGCCTGACAGGAGCAATCAATCTCCTGCTGCAGAAGCACCCCATCAACAGCGCGCTCTCGCTGATTGTGGTGATGACGTCATTGGCGGTGCTCTACCTGCTGCTCGGAGCAGAGTTCCTGGCGGCGGCACAAGTCATCGTCTACGCAGGCGCGATCATGGTCCTCTTCACGTTTGTGGTGATGCTGCTGAATGCGGGCCGCGAAGAGCGCACCCTGGGCAGTCGAGCCGCGCGTACCGTAGGCTTTCCGGCAGTGGTAGCAATCCTTGCCGTGATTGCAACAACAATTCTTCGCTCCCAGGGTATCGGTAACGCAGCCATCGAAGACCAGATCACCAGCACTGCAGATCTCAGCGCCGTTCTATTCACTAAACTTCTCCTGCCGTTTGAAGTCACGTCGGTACTAATTCTCGTCGCCATTCTTGGATCCGTTGCGCTGGCCCGCCAGGGAGATGGGGAAAAGGTGGACACCAAGTGA
- the nuoK gene encoding NADH-quinone oxidoreductase subunit NuoK, protein MNSLHLVQHEVPLTWYLLLSAVLFCLGVVGFLIKRNLITMFMSIELMLNAVNLSFVTFAHQWHQVRGQIFVFFVMMVAAAEAAVGLAIIIAVFRTRATLAVDRIDLMKL, encoded by the coding sequence GTGAACTCACTACACCTCGTTCAACACGAAGTTCCTCTCACGTGGTATCTGCTGTTGAGCGCCGTCCTGTTTTGCCTGGGTGTCGTCGGATTCCTGATCAAGCGCAACCTGATCACCATGTTCATGTCGATTGAACTGATGTTGAACGCGGTGAATCTCTCGTTTGTGACCTTCGCACACCAGTGGCATCAGGTAAGAGGACAGATCTTCGTATTTTTCGTGATGATGGTGGCCGCCGCTGAGGCTGCCGTTGGACTCGCCATCATTATTGCTGTATTCCGCACACGCGCAACGCTTGCGGTCGATCGCATCGACCTTATGAAACTATGA